Proteins from a genomic interval of Bacillota bacterium:
- a CDS encoding cbb3-type cytochrome c oxidase subunit I: MTLATERRLVAWHLYVAVLALVVGASLGPFQALEHAGVNLYRYLPFLKSYYQGLSLHGVLNVLVWTTFFISGFLLFVTGATLKRPLASIRLGWAAFGVMVAGVLLAGWAILADQATVLFTSYPPLKAHPAYYVGLTLVVVGTWLVSANIFLTWRAWRRENPGARTPLGAYGALVTFIMWDLASLGIAVEFLFMLIPVSLGLQAGTDPVLARAFFWFTGHPIVYFWLLPAYVSWYTMVPKQAGGRLFSDPLARLALLLFIPLSIPVGLHHQFTDPGISQGWKLIHSALTFAVFFPSALTAFTLLASLENAGRARGGRGTFRWFFALPWKDPSVAAQVFAMLLFALGGVSGIINASYNLNLMVHNTAWVPGHFHLTVGSGVTLTFMGVSYWLIPYLTGRRLWSRRVALAQAWTWFIGMLALGRGLHLLGLLGAPRRTMLGAAAYGALNPEWRLPALMVGIGGAILAVSLYLYLIEVAATLFFSREPARVEVPEAEALSGPEHAPFLFERWRIWIGAAVALAAVGYVPTIVQLLNHFNPVPALRVW; the protein is encoded by the coding sequence ATGACGCTTGCCACTGAGCGCCGGCTGGTCGCCTGGCACCTCTACGTTGCGGTGCTGGCGCTTGTCGTCGGGGCTTCCCTGGGGCCGTTCCAGGCGCTTGAGCACGCAGGGGTGAACCTGTACCGGTACCTCCCGTTCCTCAAGTCCTACTACCAGGGTCTCAGCCTGCACGGGGTGCTGAACGTCTTGGTATGGACGACGTTTTTCATCAGCGGCTTCTTGCTGTTCGTCACGGGCGCGACGCTGAAGCGGCCGCTTGCGAGCATCCGCCTGGGGTGGGCCGCGTTCGGCGTCATGGTGGCAGGGGTGCTGCTGGCGGGCTGGGCCATCCTGGCCGACCAGGCCACGGTGCTGTTCACCTCGTACCCGCCCCTCAAGGCGCACCCGGCGTATTACGTGGGATTGACGCTGGTCGTTGTGGGAACGTGGCTCGTGTCGGCCAACATCTTCCTGACGTGGCGGGCATGGCGGCGTGAGAACCCCGGGGCGCGGACGCCGCTCGGGGCGTACGGGGCACTGGTTACCTTCATCATGTGGGATCTGGCGAGCCTCGGAATCGCCGTGGAGTTCCTGTTCATGCTGATCCCCGTTTCGCTGGGGCTGCAGGCCGGAACCGACCCGGTGCTGGCGCGGGCCTTTTTCTGGTTCACGGGGCATCCCATCGTCTACTTCTGGCTGCTGCCGGCCTACGTCTCGTGGTACACCATGGTGCCGAAGCAGGCCGGCGGCAGGCTGTTCAGCGACCCGCTGGCGAGGCTGGCGCTCTTGCTTTTCATCCCGCTTTCCATCCCCGTGGGGCTGCACCACCAGTTCACCGACCCGGGCATCTCGCAGGGATGGAAGCTGATCCACTCGGCGCTCACCTTCGCGGTCTTCTTCCCGAGCGCCCTGACAGCGTTCACGCTGCTTGCGTCGCTGGAGAACGCCGGAAGGGCGCGGGGAGGCCGGGGGACATTCAGGTGGTTTTTCGCCCTGCCGTGGAAAGACCCGTCGGTCGCCGCACAGGTGTTTGCCATGCTCCTGTTCGCCCTCGGAGGGGTCTCGGGGATCATCAACGCCTCGTACAACCTCAACCTGATGGTACACAACACCGCCTGGGTGCCAGGGCACTTCCACCTGACGGTAGGCTCGGGCGTCACGCTGACTTTCATGGGCGTTTCGTACTGGCTCATCCCGTACCTGACGGGGCGGCGGCTCTGGAGCCGGCGGGTCGCGCTCGCGCAGGCGTGGACCTGGTTCATCGGCATGCTGGCGCTGGGGCGGGGGCTCCACTTGCTCGGCCTTCTGGGGGCGCCCAGGCGGACGATGCTGGGCGCGGCGGCCTACGGCGCCCTCAACCCCGAGTGGCGGCTCCCGGCCCTCATGGTGGGCATCGGAGGGGCGATCCTGGCCGTCAGCCTTTACCTCTACCTCATCGAGGTGGCCGCCACGCTCTTCTTCTCCAGGGAGCCCGCGAGGGTCGAGGTGCCCGAGGCCGAGGCGCTGTCCGGGCCGGAGCACGCACCGTTTCTCTTCGAGCGGTGGCGGATCTGGATCGGGGCAGCCGTGGCGCTGGCGGCCGTGGGCTACGTTCCGACCATCGTGCAACTGCTCAACCACTTCAACCCCGTCCCGGCGCTGCGGGTCTGGTGA
- a CDS encoding cytochrome c oxidase subunit II, producing the protein MPVDLYEKRWMTLVAAVLAVFFLAVLGSVFGAGIQVPGVYGQVNPQALASSPPFDRPGVRELGPGRYEASLVAFIWAYTPNEIRVPAGSTVTFNLTSRDVVHGFRIVGTPVNTMVFPGQLAKASYTFREPGTYLFVCHEYCGIGHQNMFGRIIVE; encoded by the coding sequence GTGCCCGTTGACCTGTACGAGAAGCGGTGGATGACCCTGGTCGCCGCCGTGCTGGCCGTCTTCTTCCTGGCGGTGCTGGGGTCCGTGTTCGGCGCCGGCATCCAGGTGCCAGGGGTGTACGGGCAGGTAAACCCCCAGGCGCTGGCAAGTTCTCCGCCGTTTGACCGCCCAGGCGTGCGGGAACTGGGTCCCGGTCGCTACGAGGCCAGTTTGGTGGCGTTCATCTGGGCTTACACGCCCAACGAGATCCGGGTGCCGGCCGGCTCGACGGTCACGTTCAACCTGACAAGCCGCGACGTGGTGCACGGATTCCGCATCGTGGGAACCCCCGTCAACACCATGGTCTTCCCGGGGCAGCTCGCCAAGGCCAGCTACACCTTCCGCGAACCGGGGACCTACCTCTTCGTCTGCCACGAGTACTGCGGGATCGGGCACCAGAACATGTTCGGCCGGATCATCGTGGAGTAA
- a CDS encoding SCO family protein — MGRRSLAVLACTGLALVAGLAYFAFARPLAVTPRLGPAPAFRLVDARERPITHQALAGYTVIYSFFTTAASDRAGQVMAGQLRALQDHMAQDPARFERVRLAAITLDPERDTPGRIAEFAREAGADPSRWVFLTGPPLAVKLTAGSGFGVYYDVVPGGPPVYESRYVLVDGQGVIRGIYPGPNLDVPRLLRDLDRVERESRATGAARVVYEAAHLFLCYPGL; from the coding sequence TTGGGTCGCCGGAGTCTTGCCGTACTCGCCTGCACCGGGCTGGCCCTCGTGGCAGGTCTGGCCTACTTTGCTTTCGCCAGACCCCTCGCCGTCACCCCACGGCTCGGCCCCGCCCCGGCTTTCCGGCTGGTTGACGCCCGGGAACGCCCCATCACCCACCAGGCCCTGGCCGGTTACACGGTGATCTACAGCTTCTTCACCACGGCCGCCTCCGACCGGGCCGGGCAGGTGATGGCCGGGCAACTACGCGCCCTTCAAGACCACATGGCGCAGGATCCCGCCCGGTTCGAGCGCGTTCGGCTGGCCGCCATCACCCTGGATCCCGAGCGAGACACACCCGGCCGCATCGCAGAGTTCGCCAGGGAGGCAGGCGCCGACCCGTCCAGGTGGGTCTTCCTCACGGGCCCGCCGCTGGCCGTAAAGCTGACGGCGGGCTCGGGGTTCGGGGTCTACTACGACGTCGTCCCCGGCGGCCCGCCGGTTTACGAGTCCCGCTACGTGCTGGTGGACGGCCAGGGGGTAATCCGCGGGATCTACCCCGGGCCCAATCTGGACGTGCCCCGGCTCCTGCGGGACCTGGACCGGGTGGAGCGCGAGTCCAGGGCAACCGGCGCGGCGCGCGTCGTGTACGAGGCCGCGCACCTGTTCCTCTGCTACCCGGGCCTTTGA
- a CDS encoding response regulator transcription factor — MTVRVLITDDHALFREGLRRILESYPDVEVVGAASGGSEAVKLALQTKPDVVLMDVKMPGVDGVQATRAIRASLPQTQVIMLTVSDRDEDLFGAVKAGARGYLLKNVAEEALVEAIRRVSAGEAMLSPHLAARLLDEMAGRRQPAPCENDPGSLTQREAEILALASQGLTNREIADRLHLSVHTVKTHVRHILDKLHAKNRAEAATRAIQAGHLPGGVVPGS; from the coding sequence ATGACCGTGCGCGTGCTCATAACGGATGACCACGCCCTCTTCCGGGAGGGGCTGCGCCGCATCCTGGAGAGCTATCCCGACGTGGAGGTCGTCGGCGCGGCGTCTGGGGGCAGCGAGGCTGTGAAGCTGGCGCTGCAGACGAAGCCCGACGTGGTGCTGATGGACGTGAAGATGCCGGGGGTGGATGGCGTGCAGGCCACCCGGGCGATTCGCGCAAGCCTCCCGCAGACTCAGGTGATCATGCTCACGGTCTCCGACCGGGACGAGGACCTGTTCGGCGCCGTCAAGGCCGGCGCTCGCGGCTACCTCCTCAAGAACGTGGCCGAGGAGGCGCTCGTGGAGGCCATCCGCCGGGTGAGCGCCGGGGAGGCCATGCTCTCCCCCCATCTGGCGGCCCGGCTGCTCGACGAGATGGCCGGCAGGCGCCAGCCGGCCCCCTGCGAAAACGACCCGGGGAGCCTCACGCAGCGCGAGGCCGAGATCCTGGCCCTTGCCAGCCAGGGCCTCACGAACCGCGAGATCGCCGACCGGCTTCACCTCTCCGTGCACACGGTGAAGACCCACGTGCGGCACATCCTGGACAAGCTGCATGCAAAAAACCGTGCCGAGGCGGCTACCAGGGCGATCCAGGCCGGGCACCTTCCGGGGGGCGTGGTCCCGGGGAGTTAG